From the genome of Clostridia bacterium, one region includes:
- a CDS encoding PDZ domain-containing protein, whose protein sequence is MQVAIFLSISLLFPCITAAQDFGCEPGTLRYQVSLRDRAAHIAHVQLAYEGGGEQDFQLPAWNALYQVRDFAQYVTRVEARDGAGRLLSHRKLDKSTWRIDADAKHGCSILSYDVVADTPGSFGAQINADHAFLNWAMVLMYPVDGRAAPIRIRITDLPTEWRVADGEVFPRTSDRGAVSVEGAAEKYDALVDSPVEIGKFTESSFEEGGATYRVIVHGEPSDFDMAAIKTMLRKVVAAAVDWMQDRPYKQYTFIYHLPRGPASGGMEHAYSTAIDVDAQRVADHPLSLSGVSAHEFFHLWNVKRIRPRTLEPVDYTRENYTRALWFSEGVTSTVQEHMLYRAGLIDEQQFLDRLAFQISSLESRAAHSTQSAEESSLDAWLEKYPYYHQPERSVSYYTNGQILGVLLDLRMREVTRGIRSLRDLFQWMNANYAKRGIFFDDSVGVQKAAESVTGASFQGFFSHYVAGTQELPYDELFRSVGLKLARRTTQVASAGFTTSRRFDQPAIVTGVEEGSDAQAQGIATGDAILEMNGKPVSGNFAATIAAAKANDTVRLKVRSRRGEREVNIRISTRMGDDYVLNEAQGVTNAQRARRLAWMRGDSETGTKATPIAGAATGGPQQ, encoded by the coding sequence GTGCAGGTCGCAATATTTCTATCTATATCTCTTCTTTTTCCCTGCATAACAGCAGCCCAGGATTTTGGGTGCGAACCCGGCACTCTGAGGTACCAGGTATCTTTGCGCGACCGAGCGGCACATATTGCCCATGTGCAACTGGCGTACGAAGGCGGCGGCGAACAAGACTTTCAACTTCCTGCCTGGAACGCTCTCTACCAGGTGCGGGACTTCGCCCAATACGTCACTCGAGTCGAGGCGCGTGACGGTGCTGGCCGCTTGCTGAGCCATCGCAAACTGGACAAATCGACTTGGCGCATAGATGCAGACGCAAAGCATGGCTGTTCAATCCTTAGCTATGACGTCGTTGCCGACACCCCGGGCTCATTCGGAGCTCAGATCAATGCCGACCATGCCTTCCTGAACTGGGCCATGGTGCTGATGTATCCCGTTGACGGACGCGCCGCTCCCATCCGTATTCGCATTACCGACCTGCCCACTGAATGGCGCGTTGCCGATGGAGAAGTGTTTCCCAGAACCTCCGACCGTGGCGCTGTGAGCGTGGAGGGTGCGGCCGAGAAGTACGATGCGCTGGTTGACTCGCCGGTGGAGATTGGCAAGTTTACCGAATCTTCTTTCGAAGAGGGGGGCGCGACTTACCGCGTGATCGTCCATGGCGAACCCTCGGACTTCGACATGGCCGCGATTAAAACCATGCTTCGCAAGGTTGTAGCAGCGGCGGTGGACTGGATGCAGGACCGTCCCTACAAGCAGTACACCTTCATCTATCACCTGCCGCGTGGTCCCGCGTCGGGCGGCATGGAGCATGCATATTCCACCGCCATCGACGTCGATGCACAACGCGTGGCAGACCATCCTCTGTCACTCTCAGGCGTGAGTGCGCACGAGTTCTTCCACCTTTGGAACGTGAAGCGCATTCGTCCGCGCACGCTCGAGCCTGTGGACTATACCCGTGAGAACTACACGCGCGCACTGTGGTTCAGCGAAGGCGTCACCAGCACCGTGCAGGAACACATGCTCTATCGCGCGGGCCTGATCGACGAGCAGCAGTTCCTGGATCGGCTTGCGTTCCAGATAAGTTCGCTCGAATCGAGGGCGGCGCACAGCACGCAATCAGCGGAGGAGTCGAGCCTGGACGCGTGGCTCGAAAAGTATCCGTACTATCATCAGCCTGAGCGCAGCGTCTCGTATTACACCAATGGGCAGATACTCGGCGTTCTGCTCGACCTTCGAATGCGCGAGGTGACGCGCGGGATACGGTCGTTGCGCGACCTGTTCCAGTGGATGAATGCGAACTACGCTAAGCGCGGAATCTTCTTCGACGATTCCGTTGGCGTGCAGAAAGCAGCCGAAAGCGTTACCGGCGCGAGTTTCCAGGGGTTCTTTTCACATTATGTCGCAGGTACACAAGAGCTTCCGTACGACGAGTTGTTCCGTTCGGTTGGGCTGAAGCTGGCCCGCAGAACAACACAGGTAGCCAGCGCCGGATTCACTACGAGTCGCAGGTTCGATCAACCGGCTATCGTCACCGGTGTTGAAGAGGGAAGCGACGCGCAAGCGCAAGGCATCGCGACCGGCGACGCAATCTTGGAGATGAATGGCAAGCCCGTGTCCGGTAACTTTGCAGCGACGATAGCCGCAGCGAAAGCGAACGATACGGTGCGGCTCAAAGTCCGCAGCCGGAGGGGCGAGCGCGAAGTCAATATCCGGATCAGCACGCGCATGGGCGATGACTATGTGCTGAATGAAGCGCAGGGCGTCACCAATGCGCAGCGTGCGCGGCGGTTGGCCTGGATGCGCGGCGATAGCGAAACAGGAACTAAAGCGACTCCGATCGCCGGTGCGGCAACCGGAGGTCCACAGCAGTGA
- a CDS encoding lysophospholipid acyltransferase family protein, protein MIRAILAVTFWGLYVPLAALIGFPVTFLTGDIRLLWQLAMWGARGGIWAGGVRVRAVGREHMEPRRPYIFMSNHVSNLDPPIIAPLLERRTSVLVKKELYRLPVLSTAMRIARLVPVDRRNRDAAIESVRAAAEVLRSGLSMLVFPEGTRSRDGRLLPFKKGPFHMAMESGVFIVPITMVGTHEAWPKGTFAIHPGLVTAVFHAPIDPAQYSSREELIQTVRKQIASALPEQYR, encoded by the coding sequence GTGATACGCGCGATTTTGGCCGTCACGTTCTGGGGCTTGTACGTGCCGCTTGCCGCTTTGATCGGCTTTCCAGTTACATTCCTGACCGGAGACATCCGCCTGCTTTGGCAGTTGGCAATGTGGGGTGCGCGTGGCGGGATATGGGCAGGCGGCGTGCGCGTCCGTGCCGTTGGGCGAGAACATATGGAGCCGAGGCGGCCCTACATCTTCATGTCTAACCACGTCTCCAACCTGGACCCGCCGATCATCGCGCCACTACTCGAGCGTCGCACGTCCGTCTTGGTGAAGAAGGAACTTTACCGACTGCCTGTGCTCAGCACGGCGATGCGCATCGCGCGCCTGGTCCCCGTCGATCGCCGCAATCGAGACGCCGCTATCGAGAGCGTACGCGCCGCCGCCGAGGTATTGCGTTCCGGCCTCAGTATGCTTGTCTTTCCGGAAGGCACACGTTCACGCGACGGGCGTTTGTTGCCGTTCAAGAAGGGACCATTCCACATGGCAATGGAGTCCGGCGTCTTCATCGTGCCCATTACTATGGTCGGAACCCACGAGGCTTGGCCCAAAGGGACATTTGCCATTCATCCCGGACTGGTTACGGCTGTATTCCATGCTCCCATAGACCCCGCGCAATACAGCAGTCGCGAGGAACTCATCCAAACCGTACGCAAGCAGATTGCGAGTGCATTGCCGGAACAGTACCGCTGA
- a CDS encoding response regulator: MTDVIQFGKSVQGAQPAKPIRVLLLDDRQENLLLRSTILRQKGYQVVTSASIEEAEAKLQDIDIAVLDYHLGAGKFGTDVADTLRKKRPQVPIIILSATLERRFGGIADMHLLKGYSSVDDLVDALRSFEAKKRGKPVVVDARDFFYSRISMAMGDDNVLEILDADGNWQYVNEYFAALISKKRTWFPGRNIFDQFPDLGDEWREIVRTVADTRETYIDRRGSRGMPHLPTKSRHWNWNVLIFPIKLHDNRNGVVLSARLIENK, from the coding sequence ATGACTGACGTAATCCAATTCGGAAAGAGCGTGCAGGGTGCGCAACCGGCGAAGCCCATCCGCGTTCTACTGCTCGATGACCGCCAGGAAAACCTTCTACTGCGCTCTACGATCCTGCGCCAAAAAGGCTATCAGGTTGTGACCTCGGCATCCATCGAGGAAGCTGAAGCGAAGCTGCAGGACATAGACATCGCTGTACTCGACTATCATCTTGGAGCAGGAAAGTTCGGGACCGATGTCGCGGACACGTTACGGAAGAAACGCCCGCAGGTTCCCATCATCATTCTCTCGGCCACTTTGGAGCGTAGGTTCGGCGGCATCGCCGACATGCATCTGCTGAAGGGATACAGCTCCGTCGATGACCTTGTCGATGCGCTGCGTTCCTTCGAAGCCAAAAAGCGCGGCAAACCCGTGGTGGTGGATGCTCGCGATTTCTTCTACTCGCGAATTAGCATGGCGATGGGCGACGATAATGTGCTTGAGATTCTCGACGCTGACGGCAACTGGCAATACGTTAACGAATACTTCGCCGCGCTCATCAGCAAGAAGCGTACATGGTTTCCGGGGCGCAACATTTTCGACCAGTTTCCTGATCTCGGCGATGAGTGGCGCGAAATCGTTCGCACCGTGGCCGACACGCGGGAGACGTACATCGATCGTCGCGGATCGCGAGGCATGCCGCACTTGCCGACAAAGTCGCGACACTGGAACTGGAATGTGCTGATCTTCCCTATCAAACTGCACGACAATCGCAATGGCGTCGTCCTCAGTGCGCGCCTGATCGAGAACAAATAA